The Kiritimatiellia bacterium DNA window AAGTAACCACCGCGCTGCTGGGTGATACCTCAATGTGGCTGGATAATCCTTGGACCGGCTCCTGTTCATCTTCCGTAAGTCGCCGATCAACGGCTTGCTTCACCTAATACAAATTTCGCCTCCCCCCGCGGACACGGTGATTGAAACTTGCAAATGCCGCCCGGCCTGTCATAATGCCGCGCATGAAAAATGACGTGAACATGACAACGGCGGTTTCACCGCAGAATCTGCCGGACACCGCCCTGGAGGAATGGTTTCTTAACCGTCTGCCGGAAACGAAAAATTGCTTTCGTCAATTACTGGAAGCAATCCTCCGTTTTGCCGGAAAAAATCAGACGGACAAAGCCGAGGCTTGCGCGGAGCTGCTGGAGGATGCGCTCATGAAAATCCAGGCCGGGGATGAACTGATCCTCCTGCTTGCAGAACGCGCCGCCTGGCAGACGGATCCCGATGCATACGCTTCCGCCTGCGCCGCAGTTTTGAAGGAAACGTTCCGCGGACAAAGTTTTATGCCGGCCTTTCTTGAGGAAAGCGGTTTTTTTTCCGGAAAAGAACCCAAGGAGGCGCTGCGCCGCTTGCGCGTCCTGCGCAAATTACTGCCCGGGAAATGCTGTTACGAAAAAACATGGGGGCTGGGAATTATTTCCGGAATAGATGAATTTGACCGCAAACTGGTGATAGATTTTGAAAACAAGCGCGCCCATCGCCTCGCGTTCGGCTACGCGGCGGAATCGGTCCGGCCGCTGGAGGAGGATCATTTCCTGGCGCGCAAGCTGCGCGATCCCGCAAATTTTGCCCAGTGGGTGAAAAACAATCCGGCGGCGGCGGTAAAAGCCGTGATCGCTGAATTCGGCGAAATGAATTTGCCGCAATTGCGCGTTTTGACAACCAGCCTGATTATCTCCGAAAATGAATGGAGCTCGTTCTGGGCTGCGGCCCGCGCGGAACTCGCGCGCGATCCGCTGATCCGGATGCCGGCCGGCCGCAATGGCCCGTTGAAAATTATGGTTGAAACAAAAGAATTTGATAATTGCTGGCTCCGCGATTTCCTGGCCCTGCGCGACGGAGATCGCATACTGGAGGAGTTGGATATTCTTGGCCGGAAAATTCCGCCGCACAGTCTGGACAAGGAAATGAAAGAGGCGGCGGCGGACCGCTTGAAATACGTTATCCGGGGAGCGGCGGCGGACCGGCGCGACCTCGTTGTCCGGGCGCTTTTATTTGCCGCGGCCGCCGGCCTTGATGACGACGCTTTCCACAGCGCTCTTTACAGCGGGCGGGAATTTCTCGCTTCCGCGCTTTCTTCCCTTCCCGTCCGGCTTATCCGGCCGTTCCTTGAATATCTCCGCGAAAATTCGCCGGCGGCGGCGGAAACACTCCTGCAAATCATGCCGTGCCTGCCGGTTTCCGCGCTGGGCGAGGTTGTGCTCCATTTCCGCCAGCATAACCGGCAGGAACAGGCATATGAAAAATTGCGCGTTTTTATCCGGGAAGGCAAAACCGGCGTTGATATGGTCCTGTGGATGGGACGCGATCTTCAGGAGGACGGCGGCGCGCATGTCTGCCAGCCGGAAGTTTTCGCCCGAATTGCCCTGGACGCCCTGCAGCAGGCGGCCGCCGCGGGGAAAAGGAAAGAGACCGGACAGTTATTGCGCAATATTTTTACAGACCAGGCGCTTGCAAAAAAAATGCTCCAGTCCCTGGCGGCGGCCGCGCGCCTTGATTACGTCCAGCGGTTTAAATCCATCTCCGGCCTGACCGGCGCCGATAAAACCAGGGTGGCCGCAAAAATTATTCCCCTGTTCCCCGAATTGGCCGCGGTTTTCGGCGCGCCGCCGTCCGGCGCGGTCCATCAAAAAATAACGTCCTGGCGCGTCTATCGCGAGCGGCAGGCTCAGCTGGAAAAAATCATCAAGGAGGAAATCCCGCGCAACAGCATGGAAATCGGCACGGCCAGAAGTTACGGCGACCTGCGCGAAAATTACGAATACAAGGCGGCCAAGGAAATGCAGGGACTGCTCATGCGTCGGAAGGCGGAGCTGGAACAAATGCTGTCCGAGGTCAGGGGCGCTGATTTCGCCGGTTTTCCGCATGAGGCGGCCGGACCGGGAACTGCCGTTGAACTGAAAATCCCGGACGGCAACCGCCAAGTCTATCACATTCTCGGGGAATGGGATTCGGATGAAAAACTCGGAATAATTTCATGCCGCTCCAAACTGGCCGAAGTTTTGACCGGCCGGCGCGCGGGCGATTCCGTTGAAATTCCCGGCGAAAAACAGCCGGTCCGCGCCGTGATTGGAGCAGTCCGCTCCCTTCCGCCGGAAATCATGGCGTGGATCAACGGCGGTTAAAAACAACCGGTTTTGCGCTGTCCAGTTGTTTTTTCACATGTTTTCTTGCCAGCGCAATCAGGCTTGTTATTTCCCTTGTCCGCGGCAGCACCCCGGCAATTTTTTCAATGAACGCGCGCCGCAGTAAGCGCTGGTAGGAGGGACGGAAATTAAAATCATATACCCAGGACAACTGGAGCAGGAAAAAGTCATGCAGCGATTTAACATTTTTCATGGAGACAGACTTTCTGCGTTTAATTTCCTCCAGGGCGCCGGGATTCAGTGGTCCTTCCAGGTTGACATGGAAGGTTATATCGGGACTGCGCAGTAAGTCGCCGTTTTTCCAGGCGCGGTAAAGGACAAAAGAAATATCCAGCTTGTCGGCGTCGCGGATCAGCCTGACAAAATCAATGACGTCCGGGGCAAGTCCTGCGGGCAGATTCATTTTGTTGTGGTAAAGGACGCCGGTCGTCAGCCGGCGGCGGTCCGGGTCGGAACAGGTTGCCAGGGGGACGCTTGCGGCCAGGATTTCCGCGCCGCGCCGCCCGTGGTCCAGGGAATGATCGTCGCGGAATGTCCGGTGGCGGGTAAACTGGACAAAGCGTCCGACGTCGTGGAGCAGACCGAGCGTTCCGGCCGTGCGCGCATCTCCGGAATCAAAGCCCAAGTCGCGGGCGATGGCGGCCGCGTCCGCGGCCACGCGCCGGCTGTGGTCCAGTTTTAACTGCAACATCGGCGGCAATTTCCCGTCTTTTCCGGCGAACTTCCGCAGATATGCTTCAAACCATTTTGAAAGGCGTCTGGCTTCTATTGCTTTCATCAACTCACAGGCTTTCCTCATTCATGCCGCCATGAACGGGAGGGGAAAATAAACTTAATTCGGGCGGCCGTCCAGCTTTTCTTTTTTGGGAATGGGAAAAAATGGCATTGACACATCGGGGGCGGGACATAACATGTCAAAAACAGTTTGAGCAATGCCCCGCGGAAGGCGGCACCCGGTAGTTTTGCCGGGGGGGGGAAGCATTGGCCGGGCGCATGAAAGGTTTGCAACAACATGCAAGACAATTCGTTTTTTGAGACGAGCCGCCAGTGCGCATTAAAAATCCTTGCCCCGGCCAAAAAAGATTTGGAGCACGGCCTGGAATTGCACCGCCATTCGGTCGTGGTTGACAGTTACGGGTTCGGGCCTTGCGGCACGCATGAAATGGAAGCGGAAAAAATACTCGCGGCTATCCGGGCCGGCGCTTCGCCCAATGAGATCCAGGATATGCGCGAGAATGCGATCATGACCGGCTATGTCGCCGACGCCGCGCAATCGCGCGAATTCAGGAAAATGTGGGACGCCGCAGGCGTAACGTGTGTCTTCCGCAATGCCGGCGAGGAAGGCCAGTCGCCGATGCGCCTCATAAAGCGCCTGGCCCATTATATTTATGTTACCGACCGGATGAGGGACTCTTTTTCCAAGGCGCTTGCTCCGGCCGATGTTCTCCGGGCCAAAAAGGAGCAAAAACACTGCCTTTGTCTCACCTGCAACGGAATTCCGATTGTTCAGGACTGGAATTCCGTTGAAGACGAATTGAGATATATCGGGATTTTCTTCCAGTTGGGATGCCGGATGATGCACCTGACCTATAACCGGCGCAATATGCTCGGCGACGGCTGCGCGGAAACGGCCAACGGCGGCTTGAGCGATTTCGGGCGAAGGGTGATCGGGGAGATGAACCGTATCGGCATTATTGTGGACGTGGCCCATTCCGGCTGGCGGACCAGCCTGGAAGCCGCGCGGGTTTCCGGCAAGCCGATCGTCGCCAGCCATACGGTCTGCGCCGCCCTTAACCGGCATATCCGTTCCAAGCCGGACGAGGTTATCCGGGCGATAGTGGATGGCGGCGGAGTAATCGGCATCTGCGCCGTGCCGGCTTTTCTGGGAAGAAACGGGGATATCAACGCCTTGCTTGATCATATTGATTACATGGCGAAAACTTTCGGTCCGGATTGTGTCGCCATCGGCACCGATGTCTGCGAAAACTTATCGCCTTCCAGGCCGGACAACGAATTGTCCGCTCAATTAACCGGCGAATATCCGAAGAGCCGGCGCAGTTTTGAGTCGCTCTGGCCGCCCGACGACCCGCTCTTCAGCCCGGATTGGAATAAGAAAGAGCAGCTTCTCAGCCTGGCATGGGGCAATTTTCCCCTCTTTACGGTCGGCCTCGTTCAGCGCGGTTATTCAGACGCCGATATCCAAAAAATACTGGGCGGCAACATGCTGCGCGTTTTTGACGCCGTCCTGCCGGATACGGAGAAAAACATTGCAAACTGAAACCGCAAGCGTGATTGAACAACGCAGCCTCGGCGGCGATTATCGCGTCTTGGAATTTGCCTCGTCCAAAGTGGCGCCGCGCGTCAAGCCGGGACAATTCATCCATCTGCGCGTGGATGAGCGCAACGAGCTTGTCCTGCGGCGGCCTTTCAGCGTATTCAAAACCGGAAAAAAAAGCCTGGCCATACTTTACAAGATCGTCGGACGGGGCACGCAAATACTGGCCCGCCTGCGGCCGGGCGACCGGGCCGGCATCATGGGCCCCCTCGGCAACGGGTTCCCCCTGCCGGCGTCCCAAACCTTTCCCTTGCTCGCCGCCGGCGGATACGGCGCCGCCGCGCTTTACCTGCTTGCGCAACAGGCTCGCAAAAAGGGAATAATTTTTATCGGCGGCGCGACGGCGGACGATATTCTCTGCGCTGATGATTTCAAAAAAATCGGCTGGAAGGTAAAAATTGCGACCGAAGACGGCGCGGCTGGTCAAAAAGGACTGGCGACGGATATCCTCACAGAATATCTTTCTGAAAAAAGCAAAATGCGCCAAATGGCGCTTTATGCCTGCGGCCCGATGGGAATGCTGAAGGCGGTTGCCGAAATAGCCGTCAAGAACGGACAAAAGGCATGGCTTTCGCTGGACCGGCGCATGGGCTGCGGGGTGGGGGCATGTCTGGGTTGCGTCCAGAAAGTGAAGGATGGGAAAAGCTGGAAATGGGCGCGGGTCTGCCGCGACGGGCCGGTCTTTGAATGCCGTCAGATAGTCTGGGAGAATGGCAAATGGGAAAAAGAAAAATAGACGCGCCCGCGACAAACGGACCGGATATGCGGGTCAACCTTGCCGGAATTGCGATGAAAAATCCGGTCATGGCCGCTTCCGGAACCTTCGGCTACGGAAAAGAATACGCGCCCCTGGTTGATTTGAACAAACTGGGCGCGCTCGTCGTCAAGGGCATAAGCTTGCGGCCCGAAAGAGGCAATGAAACGCCGCGCATAGTTGAAGCCGCCGGAGGCTTGATCAATGCCATCGGCCTGCAGAATCCAGGTTTTGACGGATTTACGAAAAAACACCTGCCTTTCCTGAAAAAATACAAAGTGCCCGTGATTGTCAATATCTGGGGAAGGAGCGCGGAGGAATACGCCGAGGTTGCCGGGCGCTTTGACGGGGTGCGGGGCGTGCAAGGGCTGGAGGTCAACATTTCATGCCCCAACATCAAGCGCGGAGGAATCGCCTTCGGCACCGACCCGCGCCTGACGGCCGAAGTTGTCGCCAAAACGCGCCGGAAAACGAAACTGCCGCTGATCGTTAAGCTTTCCCCGAACGTTACCAGAATCGGCGAATTTGCGCGGATTGCCGAAGCAAACGGCGCCGACGTTATTTCGCTGATCAATTCCTTCCCGGCCATGGCGATTGACATTGAAACGCGCGCACCCGTCCTGGCCAACGTTACCGGCGGCTTGAGCGGGCCGGCAATCCACCCGATCGCCTTGAAAATGGTCTGGGAGGCGGCTGCGGCCGTAGAAATACCGGTCGTCGGGATGGGAGGAATAACCTCGGAGAAAGAAGCATTGGCTTTTATCATTGCGGGCGCCGCGGCGGTGGCGGTCGGCACGGCGAATTTCACGGACCCGGGCATAATCTTGAAAGTTGTCAAGGGGATTGAGGCTTACCTGGTCCGTTGCAAACTGAAAAGCGTCCGAGAATTGACGGGCTCCCTGCAGCTCTCCTGATGTTTTCGCAATGCGGCGCGCCGCCGCATTGCGAAACATGCGCAAAAAAAATAGCCGGAGCGGGTATTCCGTCTGGGCCTTTTGGAAAACATGATGAACATGCGGGTTACCTGCAAACAACGCCCGGCTGTATGGATGTTAATCGCGTCGCTCGGCGTCTTTTTTGTTTTCTTTATTCTCCGGACGCCTCCCGACCGTCTCCGGCTACTGCGCCCGATACCGTCCGATGCGGTTTTAATCGGTGCGCACCATAAACTCGGGGCGCGTCTGCCGGAATTGAAGACAAATGTTTTTCTCAAGCCGGTCATGGACAGCGCGCATTTCCCGGCGGCAAATTTTTTTCAAAACAGGATGATTGCGGGCCGCCTGGCGGCGAAAACAACATGCTGGGCGTACGTTCCCGATTTCAACCGGACCGGCCGGCCCGTCCTTGTGATTTCCTCGTGGATCGGGGGATGGGCGACGCTCTTGCGCTGGCTGTTCTGGATTTATTGCCCGCCGGATATCGCGCCGCTGGGGGTGTACGACGGACACCGATTATGGACCATAAAGGAACCGGTGCCATTCATGGGGCATCCCAATTTTCTTTCATTTGCCTTTCACGACGGCGTCTTAATCGCCTCGTTTTCCCGGGACCGCGGCGATATAGCGCATTTAATGCGGATTTGCGACAGCCGGGGTGGTATCGTTTCCAAGTGGCAATGCCGGACGCTGAAAAATCCACCGGCGGATGAAATCCGGGCGCGCATGACGCCGCGGCGCTGCCCGCCGGAACAATCGGTTTGGGCAACCGCGTCGCTTGGGAAATTGAAAAACGATTATCTCGCGGCCGCCGTCAGGTTTGAGCCGGATTTTTGCTTTGATCGTTATTTGCTTCGGAATCAGGCCCGCGCGGGAGCCGCGGAAATGTGCGCCTGCTCCCCCTCGGCGGCGGTCTTGCTGCCCGCGGCGCTGGCGGCCGAAGGCATCAAGCGGACAATTTCTCCGGAATGGGCGCGGGAAATCATGCCGCTTATCGCGCCGCCTTCCGGCACGAACGAGGCGTGCTTGCTGATGATTTTTACGGATGATTATAGCGGACGGTTCGGCCGCGATCCTTTCAGGATCAGAGTGCCGACCTTTTTGCTGGCAGTCTCGGGGGTTCGGGAGGAAAAGGCAAAAACAACGGTTACGGGTTTGCTGGATTTCATCAATCGCAAATACCGGGCCGGCCTGATTCTGAACGCAAACCTGCCGTCGGCCGGGCGATGCCCGCTTTTCGCGATTGAAGCCACTTCCGGCGGCGCGCTGCATTCGCTCTCGGCCGAGGACTGCCCGGCGTTTGCCGTTTACAATGGATGGCTGCTGCTGGCAAGCAACAGCGCCGGATTGCGGAAACTGCTTCTCAAGTTTCAAACGCCGGATGTTCCCGGTTCCGTTGCCGCGGCTGGCAACGGCTGGCTGCAACAGGCCGCCGAACGGCAAAGAAACGCTTTTCTCTGGTTTGATCCGGACAAGGGCGGCAAGGCAATCCGTTTCGCGCTCATGGCCGGCGCCCTTGCCATGCGCGCCGACAACCGGCCGGCGGCCGGCCGGGACCCGGCCGGAGTTCTCAAGGCGGTCCGCGTCTGGCTGGAAGGAATAGGTAATTTGGAAAACTGCGCGGTCTGGCTGGAAACGGACGATAACGGCGCGCTGGTGCGCCTTGAACTGGGGCCGGGACGGAAAAAAAAACAACCATTGTCTGGCGGCCCCGGCCGTCTTGCCCCCGTGCGATAAACGGGTTAGTCGTTTGCCCGGCGCTGTTTGGCGCGCTGTTCCGGCGATAAAACGCGCGGCCATTCAATGTCGTCCGAGGCCAGCACAAACCCCCATTTTTCTCTGGCCATCCGGAACGCCTCGGCCCGGTGGGAAATCATGTTTTTGAGCGGAGCGGACATTTCCGCAAAGGTGCGGTCATAGCCTTCCGGCACAAAGAGGGGATCAAAGCCGAATCCTTCCTTGCCCCGCAATTCGTTGATGATGCGTCCTTCGCATTTTGCCTCCACGGTTTGCGCGCGGCCGGAGGGGCTGGCAAGGGCGACCACGCACCAGAAGCGCGCCGTCCGCACGGGAATGCCGTCCAGTTCATTCAGGAGCTTGGCGTTGTTGGCGGCATAGTCAACCGGTTCACCGGCATAACGCGCCGAATACACACCGGGGGCGCCGCCGAGCGCGTCAACTTCCAGTCCCGAATCATCGGCCATGGTCCACATGCGGAAAAACATCGCGAGGGTAACCGCTTTTTTGACGGCGTTGATCTGGAAAGTGTTGCCATCCTCAACCACCGGGGGCGGGTTTTCAATTTCATCCGCGCCGACGAGGGTAACCCCGGGCATGTTGAAAATCGCCCGGATTTCCTCCAGTTTGTGCCTGTTCCGGCTGGCAATGAGGATTTTCATAGGCTTGTCTGAAAATCATGCGCGGCGGCCGGACCGCCGTTCTCACCGGCAACCGCCTTTTGCGCGGCGGGCCGGCGGACTGGCTTTTGCCGCAAGAAGAAAAAAACTGCCGGGCTGGTGCACGGGGCGGGGATCGAACCCGCACGCCATTGCTGGCATTAGCCCCTTAAACTAACGCGTCTGCCATTCCGCCACCCGTGCGTTTGCGAACACCGGAAAATATATATGCGGCGCGGAAAGAAATCAAGCGTTATAAACTTTATTGACATTCAATATCGGCTGCATACACTTATCCTTCAACACATGAGCAACGGCGAAAAAAAAAGCCAGGACGGCGAAAACATCCTGCATCTGACAAAAGAGGAACGGCTGCCGGCGGCCGCCAATTCCTCCCAGGGGGCGGAACTGGTCAGGCAGATTATTGAACAAATCCTGATCAATGAACGCCGGCGCGCGCGGGTTGAATTTCTCCAGATCGGTCTTTTTTTTCTGGTTTTTTTGTTCGCGGTGCTCGGCACGGGAATCTGGTTTGCCCGGCAACTGCTGGTCCAACTGCGGGTGGAACGCCAGTTCGCGGAACAAACATGGCGCATGATGGCCGGCGGAAAAGGCAATGGAACCGCCGCTCCTTCCGCGGAAAATTGGGGCAATTTGCTTGACCAGTCCGTTATGGAAATTCCGCCGGCTTTAAACCGGGAAGAAGTCGCCAAGCTGGAGCGGAATATAAAAAATGTTTCCGAGCTCCTGAAAAACAGCCCGGAAAATCTGTCAACCACCGTCCGCGAAACACTCCGGCGCCAGCAAAACTCAATCCAGGCATTGAGCGCGCGGCTCAGTGAAATCCGAAGCGGATCGGGAGCCGTTTCCGAAAAAAACGCGCCGGTTGATTTCATTGCGGCCCCTGTCGGCGGAGATATTGACTTGCGCATGCCAATCCCTTCGTTGTAGGCAAGGCGCGGACGCCGTTTCGTCCGCTAGCCCGGGACACCCCCCCGCGGAAGGACAACTCATAAATATACGGCGCGAAATGAATGCCCCTCCTTCCAATAACGCCGAAACCGTTTCCGGCACCGTTCAAAGAATCATTTACCGCGATGAGAACACCGCTTACACCGTTTGTTCGCTGAAACCAGACGCCGGACACGATGAAATCACGGTGGTGGGCGCCAGCGCCGCCATCTGGCCGGGCGAGCGCCTGCAGGTTTCCGGCCGGTGGACACGCCACAAAACGCACGGGGTTCAGTTTAACGCGGACAAAATCGTCTGTATTGAGCCGCGGACCGTTTCCGGGATAAAAAAATATCTGGCCAGCGGTCTGATCAAGGGGGTGGGGGAGATGCTGGCCGAACGGCTGGTTAAAAAATTCGGAACGGACACCCTGCGGGTGATTGACGAGGAATCGGCGCGCCTGGAATCGGTGGAAGGAATCGGCCGCAGAAAACGCGAACGGATCAGGCAATCGTGGCTTGAACAGAAAGCGGTGCGCGACATCATGATTTTTCTTCACGCAAACGGGGTGAGCGCATCGCAGGCCACCCGCATTTACAACGCTTACGGCGATAACGCGGTCGCCGTTCTCCGGCAGAACCCGTACCGGCTTGCCGCCGATATCTGGGGGATCGGGTTCAAATCGGCCGATAAAATTGCGATGAACATGGGCATCCCGATGCAATCGGTGGTTCGCGCGCGGGCGGGGCTGGCTTATATGTTGCAAACCATGGCCGAGGAAGGACATTGCTATTGCGGCAAGGACGAATTGCTGGCCGGAACGGGCGAACAGTTGGAGATCGGATTCAATCTGCTGGAAGAAGCGCTTGGACTGGAACTGGCCGCGGGCAACCTTATCAGCGAAAACACGGAAATTTATATGCCCGCTTTATATTATTCCGAGACGGGCTGCGCCTCCAATTTAAAACGTTTGCAGGAGGACAGCGTCTCAAACGCCGGCCGCATCAAAGCGGCCAGCGCGGTGGAATGGGCCGCCGGCCGGATGAAAATTTCCTTCTCGCCGGCGCAGGCCGCGGCGCTCAATATGGCCATTAACGAGAAAGTCGGCATCATAACGGGCGGACCGGGTGTCGGGAAAACCACGATTATCAAGGCGCTCGTGGACATTTTTTCGGCCAAAAAGATGGCGGTGCGCCTGGCCGCGCCCACCGGCCGGGCCGCCAAAAGGATGGAAGAAGCCACGGGCCATCAGGCCACGACCATTCACCGCCTGTTAAAATTCCAACCCGGCCTTGAAAGGTTTGAATATGGCGCCGACAAACGACTGGAAGGCGATGTCTTTATTCTGGACGAAGTATCCATGATTGACGTTGTGCTCATGAATTGCTTTCTGCGGGCTTTGCCGGGCCGGGCGCGCCTCCTGTTGATCGGCGATGCTGACCAACTGCCGAGCGTCGGCCCCGGCAATGTGCTCCGCGACCTGATTGACAGCGGCGCTTTCCCGGCCATTAAGCTGGATAAAATTTTCCGCCAATCAGAGAAAAGCCTGATTGTGCGCAATGCGCACCTGGTGAATTCCGGCCGATTTTTTGAACTGGGCGGCGACGGTGAAAATGATTTTATCCGGGATTTTTATTTCATTGAGGAAAACGAGCCGGCGCAGGTTGTCGCCCGGATGCTTGAACTGGTTGCGGAACGCATTCCGCGCCGGTTCAGGATGAGCCCGCGCACCGATATTCAGGTGCTGACTCCCATGCGCCGCTTTGAACTGGGCGCGGACAATTTGAACGCGGTTTTACAGGGCGCGATTAATCCGCGGGGCGAGGGGATCGTTTCATTCGGACGCACCTACCGCGCCGGGGACCGGGTGATGCAGATGCGCAATAATTATGACAAAGACGTCTACAACGGCGATATCGGCCTGATTCGCAGTGTTAATCATGAGGACCAACAGGTGATTATTGATTATGACGGACGGGAGGTCGTCTACGATTTCAGCGAAATGGACGAAATCAACCTGGCCTACGCCTCTTCCATTCACAAGGCCCAGGGCAGCGAATATCCCGCGGTGATCATCCTGCTGACGACCCAGCATTTCAAGCTGCTCCAGCGCAACCTGCTGTACACGGCCCTGACCCGGGGGCGGAAACTGGTCTGCCTGGTCGGCTCCAGGAAGGCCGCGGCCATAGCCATTCATAACAATCATACCGCCGCGCGCCGCACGGGGCTTAAACAGCGCCTGTCCGGAAGAAATATAATCTGACCAGGGCGGCAGTGCCGGTCTTCTTCAAACTTCTACGCAAAAACGTGTGTATGTTTACAGAAAAGGTTCCAAAGCGGGTTATGCCCGCAACCCAAGACAATCAACCACGGATGGACACTGATGAACGCCGATAAAAAAATCAGAAAAAAAATGACTTTAACATCGTTTATGTTAAAAAAGCAAGGGAGGGGAAATAAAGTGTCAGGACAAAACATGGTCGATCTGCCGGTCGGCGCCAATCCGCCGCCGCTGGAATTTGCTCATTTCCCGACGAAACACCAGGCGGTAATCTGGCGCAACTGGGAAATGACGCCGGTTAAACGGCTGGCGGATGTTTTAATGGCCACGGAGACAGAAATAACGGTTGCCGCCGGGGAAATGGGACTGCGCGTTCCGCCGGAGGTTGAAAAGAAATGGCTTGAGCGCGGTTATATCACCATTATCCGCAGCAACTGGCATCTTTTGCCCTATGAACAGCTTCTGCAACTGCTGGGCTGGACTCCTGAAAGACTGGCCTATACATTGCGCGAGGATGATTTCCTCTGGCACAAACTGGGATCGTTGAAGCCGGCCGCGCCGGCGGTGTATTACCGGCCGCTGACTGGCGGCGAAGCCGCGCGCACGAGAGAAATCAAAGCGACAATTAAAAAGCATTTTCCTTCCGTTCCGGAAAACAGCGGCGAAAAACCATTCGCTTTCCTGGCTGAATTTCACAAGAGGGGCGGAGGACAAAAGCCGGGCAGGGATCGTTATGATAATTTTGATTTAAGGCTGGCGTATTCGTATGCGGCGGTTTACGGGGACCCGCTTCTGGAGCCGGCGCTTGATCCTTACCCGGATGATTTGCTGGCTTGTTACCGACGATATGGCATTAACGGCGTGTGGCTGCAGGGAATCCTTTACAGTCTTATTCCCTGGAAAATTGCGCCGGAGTTTTCCGCGGGCTGGGAAAAACGGCTGGCAAGCCTGAGGAAACTCACCGAACGGGCGGCCAGATACGGCATAGGAATTTACCTTTATCTTAACGAACCGCGCCCGTTGCCAATAAAATTTTTTAAGCATCATCCCGAATTGAAAGGCGCGGAATATCCCCGTTCGGGACTGGCAAATTTCTGCACTTCCAGAAAACCTGTTCTTGAGTTCTTGGAAAAATCCAGCGCGCGTCTTTTTACGGAAGCGCCCGCCCTGGCCGGGGTCTTTACCATCACCATGTCGGAAAACCCCACCAACTGTCATTCAAAAGGCCAGGTCCGGCAATGCCCGCGTTGTTCAAAGCGGCCGGCGCCGGAAGTCATTGCCGAGGTGAACCGCGTCATTGAACGCGGGATTCACCGCG harbors:
- the rdgB gene encoding RdgB/HAM1 family non-canonical purine NTP pyrophosphatase — encoded protein: MKILIASRNRHKLEEIRAIFNMPGVTLVGADEIENPPPVVEDGNTFQINAVKKAVTLAMFFRMWTMADDSGLEVDALGGAPGVYSARYAGEPVDYAANNAKLLNELDGIPVRTARFWCVVALASPSGRAQTVEAKCEGRIINELRGKEGFGFDPLFVPEGYDRTFAEMSAPLKNMISHRAEAFRMAREKWGFVLASDDIEWPRVLSPEQRAKQRRAND
- a CDS encoding GreA/GreB family elongation factor, with protein sequence MKNDVNMTTAVSPQNLPDTALEEWFLNRLPETKNCFRQLLEAILRFAGKNQTDKAEACAELLEDALMKIQAGDELILLLAERAAWQTDPDAYASACAAVLKETFRGQSFMPAFLEESGFFSGKEPKEALRRLRVLRKLLPGKCCYEKTWGLGIISGIDEFDRKLVIDFENKRAHRLAFGYAAESVRPLEEDHFLARKLRDPANFAQWVKNNPAAAVKAVIAEFGEMNLPQLRVLTTSLIISENEWSSFWAAARAELARDPLIRMPAGRNGPLKIMVETKEFDNCWLRDFLALRDGDRILEELDILGRKIPPHSLDKEMKEAAADRLKYVIRGAAADRRDLVVRALLFAAAAGLDDDAFHSALYSGREFLASALSSLPVRLIRPFLEYLRENSPAAAETLLQIMPCLPVSALGEVVLHFRQHNRQEQAYEKLRVFIREGKTGVDMVLWMGRDLQEDGGAHVCQPEVFARIALDALQQAAAAGKRKETGQLLRNIFTDQALAKKMLQSLAAAARLDYVQRFKSISGLTGADKTRVAAKIIPLFPELAAVFGAPPSGAVHQKITSWRVYRERQAQLEKIIKEEIPRNSMEIGTARSYGDLRENYEYKAAKEMQGLLMRRKAELEQMLSEVRGADFAGFPHEAAGPGTAVELKIPDGNRQVYHILGEWDSDEKLGIISCRSKLAEVLTGRRAGDSVEIPGEKQPVRAVIGAVRSLPPEIMAWINGG
- a CDS encoding membrane dipeptidase, with amino-acid sequence MQDNSFFETSRQCALKILAPAKKDLEHGLELHRHSVVVDSYGFGPCGTHEMEAEKILAAIRAGASPNEIQDMRENAIMTGYVADAAQSREFRKMWDAAGVTCVFRNAGEEGQSPMRLIKRLAHYIYVTDRMRDSFSKALAPADVLRAKKEQKHCLCLTCNGIPIVQDWNSVEDELRYIGIFFQLGCRMMHLTYNRRNMLGDGCAETANGGLSDFGRRVIGEMNRIGIIVDVAHSGWRTSLEAARVSGKPIVASHTVCAALNRHIRSKPDEVIRAIVDGGGVIGICAVPAFLGRNGDINALLDHIDYMAKTFGPDCVAIGTDVCENLSPSRPDNELSAQLTGEYPKSRRSFESLWPPDDPLFSPDWNKKEQLLSLAWGNFPLFTVGLVQRGYSDADIQKILGGNMLRVFDAVLPDTEKNIAN
- a CDS encoding HD domain-containing protein produces the protein MKAIEARRLSKWFEAYLRKFAGKDGKLPPMLQLKLDHSRRVAADAAAIARDLGFDSGDARTAGTLGLLHDVGRFVQFTRHRTFRDDHSLDHGRRGAEILAASVPLATCSDPDRRRLTTGVLYHNKMNLPAGLAPDVIDFVRLIRDADKLDISFVLYRAWKNGDLLRSPDITFHVNLEGPLNPGALEEIKRRKSVSMKNVKSLHDFFLLQLSWVYDFNFRPSYQRLLRRAFIEKIAGVLPRTREITSLIALARKHVKKQLDSAKPVVFNRR
- a CDS encoding dihydroorotate dehydrogenase codes for the protein MGKRKIDAPATNGPDMRVNLAGIAMKNPVMAASGTFGYGKEYAPLVDLNKLGALVVKGISLRPERGNETPRIVEAAGGLINAIGLQNPGFDGFTKKHLPFLKKYKVPVIVNIWGRSAEEYAEVAGRFDGVRGVQGLEVNISCPNIKRGGIAFGTDPRLTAEVVAKTRRKTKLPLIVKLSPNVTRIGEFARIAEANGADVISLINSFPAMAIDIETRAPVLANVTGGLSGPAIHPIALKMVWEAAAAVEIPVVGMGGITSEKEALAFIIAGAAAVAVGTANFTDPGIILKVVKGIEAYLVRCKLKSVRELTGSLQLS
- a CDS encoding dihydroorotate dehydrogenase electron transfer subunit encodes the protein MQTETASVIEQRSLGGDYRVLEFASSKVAPRVKPGQFIHLRVDERNELVLRRPFSVFKTGKKSLAILYKIVGRGTQILARLRPGDRAGIMGPLGNGFPLPASQTFPLLAAGGYGAAALYLLAQQARKKGIIFIGGATADDILCADDFKKIGWKVKIATEDGAAGQKGLATDILTEYLSEKSKMRQMALYACGPMGMLKAVAEIAVKNGQKAWLSLDRRMGCGVGACLGCVQKVKDGKSWKWARVCRDGPVFECRQIVWENGKWEKEK